Proteins encoded within one genomic window of Halocatena marina:
- a CDS encoding Sjogren's syndrome/scleroderma autoantigen 1 family protein, protein MSDFDKEAEREKLRKQFEEDEKKRKSTERMSELLLQGATMTNKHCDVCGNPLFRQQGQEFCPTCQTQGTDVREQPPAEQQQPDETTQAESTTSIEIEEQTANTSETTPAEPIDENNISDPSSQSRTPQTPSPSPSPESHRTASPSESASSTRTTDLTEARRSLVRTVTNFAKQAEAADELSRAQMLLTATKDAAEALEAVNRAEE, encoded by the coding sequence ATGAGTGACTTCGATAAGGAAGCCGAACGCGAAAAGCTCAGAAAGCAGTTCGAGGAAGACGAGAAGAAACGAAAGTCCACAGAACGGATGAGCGAACTCCTCCTTCAGGGAGCGACAATGACCAACAAACACTGTGATGTCTGTGGCAATCCGCTGTTCCGACAGCAAGGTCAGGAGTTCTGTCCAACCTGCCAGACACAGGGCACAGACGTCCGAGAGCAGCCACCAGCAGAACAGCAACAACCCGACGAGACGACTCAAGCCGAATCGACGACAAGCATCGAAATCGAAGAGCAGACGGCAAATACGTCTGAAACGACACCCGCTGAGCCGATCGACGAAAACAACATATCAGACCCATCTTCTCAATCACGGACGCCACAGACACCGTCGCCGTCGCCGTCGCCGGAGTCTCACAGAACCGCATCTCCCTCTGAATCTGCCTCATCCACTCGGACGACAGATCTCACTGAGGCGCGTCGGTCACTCGTCCGAACTGTTACGAATTTTGCAAAGCAGGCTGAAGCCGCAGACGAACTCAGTCGTGCTCAGATGCTCCTCACAGCAACCAAGGACGCAGCCGAGGCACTCGAAGCAGTCAACCGAGCTGAGGAGTAG
- the pepF gene encoding oligoendopeptidase F, with amino-acid sequence MSSVPERGEIDEQYKWDIDDIFTDSDEWETAYTEAESLIEELESYEGDTTNDPETLLDVLKLAEEMMRTVANVSAYARMRSDEDTREQRYQALSTRAQSLASSAGSAAGFIEPDLQSLTREELDDMIEAEPDLEQYEHYFDDVLRMKPHTRSAEVETLLADLSEVTGAAGEVYTMLTNADMEFPAVDDPNGEPVRITLSNFTTLQKNSDRAFRQTVYEAFYDEWETIRNAVGTAYKNSVTADVKSARAHHYETARAAALDSANIPPAVYDSLIETVNENLDVLHRHAELKRNALGVDELQMWDVYTPLTEGESPEVPYEQATEYVTEAVAPLGEEYQSRLAAGLDSRWVDVYENVGKRSGAYSSGTYDTQPFILMNYQDDISSLFTLAHELGHSLHTQLTSEAQPYIYGNYETFVAEVASTVNETLLTHHLLETVEDERFRRHVLDEYLERFRSTLVRQTMFAEFEHHTHEIVEDGGALTPDRLDELYGDLKRTYYEPAVVDERITREWMRIPHFYRAFYVYQYATGISAAVALVNQLLNHDTDTDKYLQFLQSGSRAYPLDLLRETGVDMARPAPVKSAFSTYEEYIEEFEQLI; translated from the coding sequence ATGAGTTCAGTTCCTGAACGGGGGGAAATAGACGAGCAGTATAAGTGGGACATTGACGATATTTTCACAGACAGCGACGAGTGGGAGACCGCCTACACAGAGGCTGAGTCACTCATCGAAGAGCTCGAATCCTACGAGGGTGACACAACTAACGATCCCGAAACACTTCTCGATGTACTCAAACTCGCAGAGGAGATGATGCGAACTGTTGCGAACGTCTCTGCATACGCTCGGATGCGAAGCGATGAAGATACTCGCGAGCAGCGCTATCAAGCCCTCTCGACCCGGGCACAATCACTCGCTTCGAGTGCAGGGAGTGCAGCAGGATTCATTGAACCTGATCTTCAATCGCTCACTCGTGAAGAACTCGACGACATGATCGAGGCAGAGCCGGATCTCGAACAGTACGAACACTACTTCGATGACGTACTCCGGATGAAACCCCACACCCGTTCTGCCGAGGTCGAGACGCTACTCGCTGATCTCAGTGAGGTGACCGGTGCGGCGGGCGAAGTGTACACCATGCTGACGAACGCGGACATGGAGTTTCCGGCCGTCGATGATCCCAATGGCGAACCGGTTCGTATTACCCTCTCTAATTTTACGACGCTTCAGAAGAACTCGGATCGTGCGTTTCGCCAAACGGTGTACGAGGCGTTCTACGACGAGTGGGAGACGATTCGCAATGCGGTCGGGACGGCCTACAAAAACAGCGTCACTGCCGATGTGAAGTCGGCCAGAGCACACCACTACGAGACGGCACGCGCGGCTGCCCTTGACAGCGCCAACATCCCTCCCGCTGTGTACGATAGCCTCATCGAAACCGTCAACGAAAATCTCGATGTTCTCCACCGGCACGCCGAACTGAAGCGAAACGCGCTTGGTGTCGATGAACTGCAGATGTGGGACGTCTACACGCCGCTCACCGAGGGTGAAAGTCCAGAGGTTCCCTACGAACAGGCGACAGAATACGTGACCGAGGCGGTTGCGCCACTCGGAGAGGAGTACCAATCTCGACTCGCAGCAGGACTCGACTCGCGGTGGGTTGATGTCTACGAAAACGTTGGAAAGCGTTCCGGTGCGTACAGCAGTGGAACGTACGATACGCAGCCGTTCATCCTGATGAACTATCAGGATGATATCTCGTCGTTGTTCACGCTGGCTCACGAGTTGGGACACTCGCTACACACTCAGTTGACAAGCGAAGCACAGCCGTACATCTACGGGAACTACGAGACGTTCGTTGCCGAGGTTGCGAGCACGGTCAACGAAACGCTACTCACTCACCACTTGCTCGAAACAGTCGAAGACGAACGATTCAGACGGCATGTGCTCGATGAGTACTTAGAGCGGTTCAGATCGACGCTCGTGCGACAGACGATGTTCGCCGAGTTCGAACACCACACACACGAGATCGTCGAAGACGGTGGCGCACTCACTCCCGACCGACTCGACGAGCTGTACGGCGATCTGAAGCGAACGTACTACGAACCGGCTGTCGTAGACGAGCGGATCACCCGAGAGTGGATGCGTATTCCGCACTTCTACCGCGCGTTCTACGTCTATCAGTACGCGACGGGAATCAGTGCAGCTGTCGCGCTCGTCAATCAGCTTCTCAACCACGACACAGATACTGACAAGTATCTGCAGTTCCTCCAGTCTGGCTCGCGGGCGTACCCACTCGATCTCCTGCGAGAGACTGGCGTCGATATGGCACGACCTGCACCGGTGAAATCCGCCTTTTCAACGTACGAGGAGTACATCGAGGAGTTCGAACAACTCATCTGA
- the truA gene encoding tRNA pseudouridine(38-40) synthase TruA yields the protein MRAFRLAYDGTPYHGFQRQPDVPTVEGELFAALTRLGVRSGTRPDGYAAAGRTDAGVSAVAQTVAFHCPEWLSPRALNSELPGAVRAWASTETSADFHATHDATEREYTYHLWAPKASLDRASAALDALAGTHDFHNLTPDDELTTRTLETNLSVDGSYLIITLRAGGFSRQLVRRVVGLVEAVAHAERDDIDRVLSSEELSGPDGVPNAPPEPLVLTGVEYPNLSFERDSTAVKNASRIFETKRIERETGARTAGTIAKIVRN from the coding sequence ATGCGAGCGTTCCGGTTGGCCTACGACGGTACGCCCTACCACGGCTTTCAGCGTCAGCCGGACGTTCCGACCGTCGAAGGTGAACTGTTCGCGGCACTCACCCGACTCGGGGTTCGTAGCGGGACCCGCCCTGATGGGTATGCTGCTGCTGGGCGGACGGACGCTGGTGTATCTGCTGTTGCTCAAACGGTTGCCTTTCACTGTCCCGAGTGGCTGTCACCGCGAGCACTCAACAGCGAACTTCCTGGTGCTGTTCGCGCGTGGGCGAGTACTGAAACGTCTGCAGACTTCCATGCGACACACGACGCGACGGAACGAGAGTACACGTACCATCTCTGGGCTCCCAAAGCGTCTCTCGACCGTGCCAGTGCTGCACTCGATGCACTCGCCGGAACACACGACTTTCACAATCTAACGCCAGACGACGAGCTGACGACGCGAACACTCGAAACGAATCTCTCGGTCGATGGATCGTATCTCATCATCACGCTCCGTGCAGGTGGATTTTCACGTCAACTCGTCCGACGCGTCGTCGGGCTGGTCGAAGCGGTCGCCCACGCTGAGCGTGACGACATCGACCGGGTCCTTTCATCCGAAGAGCTGTCAGGACCCGATGGCGTTCCGAACGCACCTCCGGAACCGCTGGTGTTGACCGGCGTCGAATATCCGAATCTCTCTTTTGAACGGGATTCCACGGCTGTGAAGAACGCTAGCAGGATATTTGAGACAAAACGCATTGAACGAGAAACGGGTGCACGGACTGCAGGAACAATAGCAAAAATAGTCAGGAATTGA
- the hisS gene encoding histidine--tRNA ligase has product MYDHIKGFRDFYPDEMGARRQVIDTLEAVGRRYGFREVGTPALERTQLYVDKSGEEIVEELYAFTDQGERDVALTPELTPTVARMVVDKQQELSKPIKWFSTRPFWRYEEPQQGRFREFYQTNIDCFGSSEPESDAEILAFTADALTELGLTSGDFEFRVNHRGVLGGLLDSFDGVDVPSAIRAVDKSAKLDQADYHALLVDAGLTREQASTFDALLSTEDLSELTDFARTERLENAVKNLQDVLAATEDFGAREYCTLSLDTARGLDYYTGVVFECFDSTGEVSRSVFGGGRYDELIESYGGQPTPAVGVALGHAPLSLLLERADVWPEESFSTDYYVLQVGETRGVAARIVRELRALGHIVETDVSGRSFGAQMGYADSINAETVVIVGEQDLANDEVTIKDMNSGEQTTAPLDVFPPEAGRPTYEDYA; this is encoded by the coding sequence ATGTACGACCACATCAAGGGATTTCGAGATTTTTATCCCGACGAAATGGGTGCGCGCCGTCAGGTCATCGACACACTAGAGGCCGTCGGGCGACGGTACGGATTCCGTGAAGTCGGGACGCCAGCGCTTGAACGCACACAGTTGTACGTGGACAAAAGCGGTGAGGAGATCGTTGAAGAACTGTACGCGTTCACAGACCAAGGAGAGCGGGATGTCGCTCTCACACCAGAGCTGACACCGACCGTCGCGCGCATGGTGGTTGACAAACAACAGGAGCTCTCAAAACCAATCAAGTGGTTCTCGACGCGGCCGTTCTGGCGCTACGAGGAACCCCAACAGGGCCGATTTCGTGAGTTCTATCAGACGAACATAGACTGTTTTGGATCGTCGGAGCCGGAGTCAGACGCCGAAATTCTCGCGTTCACGGCTGATGCACTGACTGAACTCGGACTCACGAGCGGCGATTTCGAATTTCGGGTGAACCACCGTGGTGTTCTCGGCGGCCTTCTCGACTCCTTCGACGGTGTAGACGTTCCGAGCGCGATTCGGGCCGTAGACAAGAGTGCGAAGCTTGATCAAGCGGACTATCACGCGCTGCTGGTCGATGCCGGGCTTACTCGAGAGCAGGCGAGCACGTTCGATGCGCTTCTCTCGACGGAGGATCTTTCCGAACTCACTGACTTTGCGCGGACAGAGCGGCTCGAAAACGCCGTGAAAAATCTTCAGGACGTGCTCGCAGCGACGGAAGACTTCGGCGCGAGAGAGTACTGTACGCTCTCACTCGACACCGCTCGCGGACTCGATTACTACACCGGCGTCGTCTTCGAGTGCTTCGATTCGACTGGAGAGGTATCGCGCTCTGTCTTTGGCGGCGGTCGATACGACGAACTGATCGAGAGCTACGGCGGTCAGCCAACGCCCGCTGTCGGTGTTGCACTCGGACACGCGCCGCTGTCGCTGCTTCTCGAACGAGCGGATGTCTGGCCCGAGGAGTCGTTCTCGACCGACTACTACGTCCTGCAGGTCGGTGAGACGCGCGGTGTCGCTGCGAGGATCGTTCGGGAACTGCGCGCGCTCGGTCACATCGTCGAAACCGATGTCTCGGGACGGAGTTTCGGTGCACAGATGGGCTATGCCGATAGTATCAACGCCGAAACGGTCGTCATCGTCGGCGAGCAGGATTTAGCGAACGACGAGGTGACGATCAAGGATATGAATTCGGGCGAACAGACGACGGCACCACTCGATGTGTTCCCTCCTGAGGCGGGTCGTCCGACGTACGAGGACTACGCGTAA
- a CDS encoding DNA-binding protein — translation MPEEDDLEELRQKKMEQLKEQQQQDVDEDAMQAQREQADAQKKAILRQYLTDGARKRLNTVKMSKPEHGEQIERQIIALAQSGRVQDQIDEDQMKQLLSELTPDSQSFNIRRR, via the coding sequence ATGCCCGAGGAGGACGACCTTGAGGAACTCAGACAGAAGAAGATGGAACAGCTCAAAGAGCAACAGCAACAGGACGTGGACGAAGACGCGATGCAGGCCCAACGGGAACAGGCCGATGCCCAAAAGAAAGCGATTCTTCGTCAGTATCTCACCGACGGTGCACGAAAGCGCCTCAACACGGTGAAGATGTCGAAACCCGAGCACGGCGAACAGATCGAACGGCAGATCATCGCGCTCGCCCAGAGTGGCCGCGTCCAGGATCAGATCGACGAAGATCAGATGAAGCAGTTGCTCAGCGAACTGACGCCGGATTCTCAGAGCTTCAACATCCGACGACGATAA
- a CDS encoding 30S ribosomal protein S19e, whose translation MTTFYDVPADALIEAVAEELDIEAPEWAAYTKSGVSRELPPEQEGFWQRRAASLLRVVAKDGPVGIERLRSHYGGSKQGSTRYRVRPSAKSKASGNAIRTMLQQLEEEGLVETADGEGRRITGAGRSLLDTTATDVLDELDRPELERYA comes from the coding sequence ATGACGACGTTCTACGACGTCCCGGCGGATGCGCTCATCGAGGCCGTCGCCGAGGAACTCGACATCGAAGCGCCTGAGTGGGCTGCCTACACGAAATCGGGCGTCTCACGCGAACTGCCTCCGGAACAAGAGGGCTTCTGGCAACGCCGCGCCGCTAGTCTCCTCCGGGTTGTCGCAAAAGATGGTCCGGTCGGAATCGAACGCCTACGCTCGCACTATGGCGGGTCGAAACAGGGATCGACCCGATACCGCGTCCGTCCGAGCGCGAAGTCTAAAGCCAGCGGCAACGCTATCCGAACGATGCTTCAGCAACTGGAGGAGGAAGGACTCGTCGAAACTGCCGATGGTGAGGGTCGACGAATCACGGGTGCCGGCCGATCACTCCTTGACACCACTGCCACTGACGTACTCGACGAACTCGACCGCCCTGAACTCGAACGCTACGCCTAA
- a CDS encoding flippase-like domain-containing protein: MDGNLRTTVAGFAGAIVVLAVLFSLVGIGRIIAVLSRANPLIVAILPGVVVVWLLSWGLLLRVVVSVLDGRLTVVSSVLIYTVAMFANNITPFGQAGGEPVSAYFIADATDSKYEKGLATIASVDAIHFVPSLSLAALGLASIAATAALNQRLRAAAVIVVGLGIVIFLIAIFVWNFRVRVENIVVRLVMPVATIVARLIPNRAPPDRETIVARVEGFFVAVERVATNRRSLALAFGFATAGWITLASILWLSLYALGYSVPIAIPLVVVPLGSIASITPLPGGLGGIESVLIALLVSMAGIDPAAASAAVLLHRTASYWLPTFIGGIVASVFSVQSRSHLEPQRDSDSESESRFR; the protein is encoded by the coding sequence ATGGATGGCAATCTCCGGACGACAGTTGCCGGGTTCGCTGGCGCGATTGTCGTTCTTGCTGTCCTCTTCAGCCTCGTCGGGATTGGTCGGATCATCGCTGTACTCTCGCGGGCCAATCCGCTCATCGTCGCGATTCTTCCGGGTGTCGTTGTCGTGTGGCTCCTCTCGTGGGGTCTCTTGCTCCGGGTTGTCGTTAGTGTACTCGACGGTCGACTCACGGTTGTGTCATCTGTACTCATCTACACGGTGGCCATGTTCGCCAACAACATCACTCCGTTCGGACAGGCTGGTGGTGAGCCGGTGAGTGCCTATTTCATCGCCGATGCAACCGATAGCAAGTACGAGAAAGGGCTTGCAACCATTGCTAGCGTCGATGCGATCCACTTCGTTCCCTCGCTCTCACTTGCGGCGCTCGGTCTTGCCTCTATTGCGGCAACTGCGGCCCTCAATCAACGGTTACGGGCCGCAGCAGTGATCGTCGTCGGGCTCGGGATCGTTATCTTCCTCATTGCGATCTTCGTCTGGAACTTCAGAGTGCGGGTCGAGAACATCGTTGTTCGTCTCGTGATGCCTGTCGCCACGATCGTTGCGCGGCTCATTCCGAATCGAGCGCCACCGGATCGTGAGACGATTGTCGCTCGCGTTGAGGGATTCTTCGTAGCAGTCGAACGCGTCGCGACCAATCGTCGGAGCCTCGCTCTCGCATTCGGATTCGCCACGGCTGGCTGGATCACGCTTGCGAGTATTCTCTGGCTCTCACTGTACGCGCTTGGATACTCGGTACCGATCGCGATCCCGCTCGTCGTCGTGCCGCTCGGGAGCATTGCGAGCATCACCCCACTTCCTGGTGGACTTGGGGGAATTGAATCCGTCCTGATCGCGCTGCTCGTCTCGATGGCAGGGATTGACCCGGCAGCAGCCAGCGCAGCGGTTCTCCTGCACCGCACAGCCTCGTACTGGCTTCCGACGTTCATCGGGGGAATCGTTGCCTCCGTCTTCAGTGTGCAGTCACGGTCTCATCTCGAGCCACAACGTGATTCTGACTCTGAGTCCGAGTCTCGATTCCGATAG
- the thiL gene encoding thiamine-phosphate kinase produces MDERAALTLIDSWLPLAGDDAAVLDDLVISTDMLHETTDFPEGTTRYTAGWRSVGASLSDIAAMGANATAAVAVYAAPSFEEPEIHDFIDGARAVCERVGAEYVGGDLDGHDEFTVATTVVGDTHEPVRRSGASPGETLCVTGTLGRSGAALELFDHEPERANDLFQFEPRVAAGRAIAAHAGAMMDSSDGLARSLHQLAAASDCGFDVAGSALPIDECVHEVATDELDVYELAVHFGEDFELVFTTDAVETVRSLSPTPITPIGTVTDDGVTLDGASLPDRGYSH; encoded by the coding sequence ATGGACGAACGGGCCGCACTCACGCTGATCGACTCGTGGCTTCCGCTGGCAGGTGATGACGCAGCCGTTCTCGACGATCTCGTGATATCGACCGATATGCTGCACGAGACGACCGATTTTCCGGAGGGAACGACGCGCTACACCGCAGGATGGCGGTCAGTCGGCGCGTCGCTTTCGGACATTGCCGCGATGGGTGCTAATGCAACTGCGGCTGTTGCCGTGTACGCTGCGCCATCGTTCGAGGAGCCCGAAATCCACGATTTCATCGATGGAGCACGAGCAGTCTGTGAACGAGTCGGAGCGGAGTACGTCGGTGGCGATCTCGACGGGCACGATGAGTTCACCGTTGCGACAACGGTTGTAGGAGATACTCACGAGCCGGTTCGGCGATCTGGTGCGAGTCCGGGTGAAACCCTGTGTGTGACCGGAACGCTCGGACGGAGTGGGGCTGCTCTCGAACTGTTCGACCACGAGCCAGAGCGGGCGAACGATCTCTTCCAGTTCGAGCCACGCGTCGCTGCTGGCCGAGCGATCGCTGCTCACGCAGGCGCGATGATGGATTCGAGCGATGGCCTCGCGCGTTCGCTCCACCAGCTCGCCGCTGCGAGCGACTGTGGATTCGACGTGGCAGGCAGCGCGCTTCCGATCGACGAGTGCGTCCACGAGGTCGCAACCGACGAGCTCGATGTATACGAACTCGCGGTCCACTTCGGCGAGGATTTCGAGCTTGTGTTCACGACCGACGCGGTCGAGACAGTCCGATCCCTGTCGCCGACACCTATCACGCCGATCGGAACAGTTACTGACGACGGCGTAACGCTCGACGGTGCATCACTTCCTGATCGGGGCTACAGCCATTAG
- a CDS encoding ribonucleoside-diphosphate reductase has translation MTQIEDTSRDHRLDAESFAGGYFRNAVYRHWDPYEDIPQELLEEDRERLIDHEQTAQEFDGLRRTLALFGAGEEAVTEDLTPLLLVTKDINKQMFLTSQLYEEAKHTQFFDRYWRSVIDPVAEARGFEVTNPTDQRYFNDDYIALFDKTEEAMQTLLESDTPTDRARAYCHYHLVIESVLAQTGYYGIQSNYSSTGADLPSAVEPVHLDGLIEGITRIRSDEGRHVGFGMHEVQRLIAEEGVDPDVVQNTLQELMGHVAGTVDYKDSPVDSTPLIEYASEKTARRIEIITDADADLPPIEELVHVDGGRDISQV, from the coding sequence ATGACACAGATCGAAGACACCAGCCGTGATCATCGGCTGGACGCGGAGTCATTCGCCGGGGGATATTTCCGAAACGCCGTCTACCGCCACTGGGATCCATACGAAGACATTCCGCAGGAGTTGCTCGAAGAAGATCGAGAACGGCTCATCGACCACGAGCAGACAGCACAGGAGTTTGACGGACTGCGGCGCACGCTCGCACTGTTCGGTGCTGGCGAGGAAGCCGTTACGGAGGACCTCACGCCTCTGTTGCTCGTTACAAAGGACATCAACAAACAGATGTTCCTCACCTCACAGCTCTACGAGGAGGCAAAGCACACTCAGTTCTTCGACCGGTACTGGCGTTCAGTCATCGATCCGGTTGCAGAGGCTCGTGGCTTCGAAGTGACGAACCCGACCGATCAGCGCTATTTCAACGACGACTACATCGCGCTGTTCGATAAGACAGAAGAAGCAATGCAAACGCTGCTCGAATCTGACACACCGACGGACCGGGCACGAGCGTACTGTCACTACCATCTCGTCATCGAAAGCGTCCTCGCACAAACAGGGTACTACGGCATTCAATCGAACTACAGCTCAACCGGCGCAGATCTTCCGTCGGCGGTCGAACCCGTCCATCTCGATGGCCTCATCGAGGGCATCACACGAATCCGGAGCGACGAAGGACGACACGTCGGCTTCGGCATGCATGAAGTACAGCGACTCATCGCCGAGGAGGGTGTCGATCCAGATGTCGTACAAAACACGCTTCAGGAACTCATGGGACACGTCGCAGGGACGGTCGATTACAAGGACAGCCCGGTCGATTCGACACCGCTCATCGAGTACGCATCCGAGAAAACGGCCCGCCGGATCGAGATCATCACTGATGCCGACGCCGATCTCCCACCCATCGAAGAACTCGTCCACGTCGATGGGGGACGAGACATCTCGCAAGTATAA
- a CDS encoding site-2 protease family protein, whose translation MADIDEPVGGPPIEAFSSVFDVSETRRDDERLLYFGEPTVGPERLEQHVWPLFRNHGYEVRLATVQDGEADPITGIEITTSRRALIAEPRSVGIDGVPWKNIIFALLTVATTLFAGLRWYGLEIDDPFVVFQTWPFALAVLGVLGIHELGHYVMSRYHRVNASLPYFIPVPTIFGTMGAVIKMKGRIPNRKALFDIGVAGPLAGLIAAIVVTAIGLQLDPVEVEGPIFRIQGLNYPPLIQFIAAATGAQLSYTDTAMRVNPVVVGGWVGMFVTFLNLLPVGQLDGGHLLRAMLGKRQETVAALVPAGLFGLGAYLFFVREFALEAVFLWFFWGVIAVGLAYAGPAHPVHDDPLDSRRMAIGILTFILGLLCFTPVPFQLV comes from the coding sequence ATGGCCGACATCGACGAGCCGGTGGGTGGGCCTCCTATCGAAGCGTTCTCGTCTGTCTTCGATGTCTCGGAGACTCGCAGGGACGATGAGCGGCTGCTCTATTTTGGTGAACCGACCGTCGGACCGGAACGCTTAGAACAGCACGTCTGGCCACTGTTTCGCAATCACGGGTACGAGGTCCGGCTTGCGACCGTTCAGGATGGAGAGGCCGATCCGATAACAGGCATCGAGATTACCACGAGTCGGCGTGCACTCATCGCCGAGCCACGATCAGTCGGCATCGATGGTGTCCCGTGGAAAAACATCATTTTTGCTTTGCTCACGGTTGCAACGACGCTGTTTGCCGGTCTTCGGTGGTATGGTCTGGAGATCGACGATCCGTTCGTCGTCTTTCAGACATGGCCGTTCGCGCTTGCTGTTCTCGGTGTTCTCGGTATCCACGAACTCGGTCACTACGTCATGAGTCGGTATCACCGGGTAAATGCGAGTCTTCCGTATTTCATCCCTGTACCGACCATCTTCGGAACGATGGGTGCCGTCATCAAAATGAAAGGACGCATTCCGAATCGGAAGGCACTGTTCGATATCGGTGTCGCTGGTCCTCTCGCGGGACTCATCGCTGCGATCGTCGTCACTGCCATCGGATTGCAACTAGACCCCGTTGAGGTTGAGGGCCCCATCTTCCGTATTCAGGGATTGAATTACCCACCACTTATTCAATTCATTGCAGCAGCCACCGGTGCACAGCTTTCGTACACCGATACCGCCATGCGGGTGAATCCCGTCGTTGTCGGCGGCTGGGTTGGAATGTTCGTCACCTTCCTCAATCTCCTGCCGGTCGGCCAACTCGACGGTGGACACCTTCTTCGCGCGATGCTCGGAAAGCGACAAGAAACTGTGGCCGCACTGGTGCCTGCTGGTCTGTTCGGGCTTGGTGCGTACCTCTTCTTCGTGCGCGAGTTCGCTCTCGAAGCCGTCTTCCTCTGGTTCTTCTGGGGCGTCATCGCTGTTGGACTCGCTTACGCCGGTCCGGCTCACCCGGTTCACGACGATCCACTCGATTCGCGCCGAATGGCGATCGGGATCCTCACCTTCATCCTCGGACTGCTCTGTTTTACTCCCGTCCCGTTCCAACTCGTTTGA
- a CDS encoding molybdopterin synthase, with translation MYTVAVVGPHSSDLIERLVGNLAAEHAVTTISRLPVAPAPGFEDAIGYTAEGAGVSLGINQNGWTAHAGQERSLSDTLDSLASEYDYCFLDGFEDTTRPTITIEPEEHAGETIATVKDPLSDELGALINAIDATEPHVTLESLVADVKRSPLAERSGAIATFTGRVRGKDSPDDTPTERLTFETYAGVAEQRMSAISDDLEEREGVYEVCMHHRTGVIENGEDIVFVVVLAGHREEAFRTVEDGINRLKDEVPIFKKEVTTDEAFWVHERS, from the coding sequence ATGTACACAGTCGCCGTCGTCGGCCCGCACTCGTCCGATCTCATCGAGCGACTCGTGGGGAATCTCGCTGCCGAGCACGCTGTCACGACCATCTCGCGGCTCCCGGTCGCTCCCGCCCCAGGATTCGAGGACGCAATCGGATACACAGCCGAAGGTGCTGGTGTTTCTCTGGGTATCAACCAGAATGGATGGACTGCCCACGCCGGACAGGAACGATCGCTCTCGGACACCCTCGATAGCCTTGCCTCCGAGTACGACTACTGTTTCCTCGATGGTTTCGAGGACACGACACGCCCAACTATCACCATCGAGCCGGAAGAACACGCTGGCGAAACGATCGCAACAGTCAAAGACCCGCTCAGCGACGAGCTTGGTGCTCTCATCAACGCTATCGACGCTACCGAACCTCACGTGACGCTCGAATCGCTCGTTGCAGACGTGAAACGCTCCCCACTCGCAGAGCGATCGGGAGCCATCGCAACGTTCACCGGTCGCGTGCGCGGGAAAGACAGTCCAGACGACACACCGACCGAACGACTCACGTTCGAAACCTACGCCGGTGTTGCAGAGCAACGTATGTCGGCTATCAGCGACGACCTCGAAGAGAGAGAGGGCGTCTACGAGGTGTGTATGCACCACCGGACCGGCGTCATCGAAAATGGCGAAGATATCGTCTTCGTAGTTGTTCTTGCCGGTCACCGCGAAGAGGCGTTCCGAACCGTTGAGGACGGCATCAATCGGCTCAAAGATGAAGTGCCGATCTTCAAAAAAGAGGTTACGACTGACGAAGCGTTCTGGGTTCACGAACGGTCGTGA